GGCCGCCAGCACCCGCCGCATGGCCTCGGGTTGCGCTGCCTCGGCCAGGGCGTAGATGGCGGCGACGTCGGCATCCGGACGCACGCTCAGGTCCTCGTTGAGCCCCAACTCCATGGCCGTAGCCAGGAAGTCGGGGTCATAGAGCTCGGGCTCCCCCCCGGCTTCGGGCGGGGTGGTGAGGAAGTAGAGCACCGACAGCGGCGACTCGGCCTGGGCGCGTCCGCCGAGCGTCAGCACGAAGGGAGTGTCGGCCATCGCCTGATGCGCCAGGCCGAGAGCGTTGTGGGCCGCCGGCGTGGCCACGTCGCCTTCGATGAGCACCTGGGTGCGCTCACCGAAGCCACCCCCGAACTCCGCGACGATCGTCTCGTAGGTGACGAGCATCGTCGAGCCTTCGGGGACGAAGTCGATGAACGAGAACCTGGTGTCCAGCTTGGACCACCCGTACGCTCCGAGGCCGGCGAGGACGACGGCCACCGTGACCATGAGGGCCGGGATCCGCGTGGCGACCACCGAGGTCGCTCCCATCATCCGGGGCAGGAGACGAGCGGACGTGTGGCCCAATCCGGCCGACGGGAGCCGTCCGGCCCGTTCCGCCCGACGATCGAGCAGTATCCGGATCGACGGGACGAAGGTGAGCATCAGCACGAATGCCGAGGTGATGCCGACCGCGACCATGATCCCGAAGTCGGCGATAGCGGTCACCGGGCTGAAGATATTGGTCAAGAACCCGACGGCGGTGGTCACCGTCGCAAGCACCAGCGCCACGCCCACGGTGCGTGAGGCGCGCACCGCGGCCTCCACCACGCCAGCCCCGCCGGCCACCTCCTCACGGTACCGCGACGTGAGGTGGATCGCATAGTCGACACCGAGTCCGATGAGAAGGATGGGGATGATCTGGAGGAACTCGCCGAACGGCCCGATGATCCCCAGATACCCGGGGCCGAGGAGCACGCCGATCCCGTTCATCCAGGTGATCGACATGATGATCACCCCGAGGGCGAGGAGCACGTCGGCGGCGGTGCGACGGATCGAGCCACCGATCTTGAGCCGCCCACTTGGCTTGATCCAGAACACGAAAGCGAGCAGCCCCAAGATGATCAGGAGGGCCATCCCGAACAACCGGCCGATCTCGGCCTCGAACTCCGACTGAGCGGCGAACAGCAGTGCGAAGCTGAAGGGCTCCACCGGTACGGGCTGGCCCTCGGTGGCCGCTCGGACCTCGTCGGCCATGTCCAACTGGATCTCCTGGAGCTCGGCCTGATCCGGATCGTCCTCGAGCACGGCGAGATTGAGGAACACCACCATGAGACCCGCGGGTGAGGTCGCCGCGTCGAGGTCGGCGTTCGTCGACAGCAACCCGGTGAACTGCTCGGCGAACTCGGGCGGCAGCGAAGCGAGCACGTCGGAAAAGACCTGCTTGACCGTGGCGTCTTCGGTGGCCAGCGGATCGAGACCGGCCTCGTCATAGGCGCCGAGTATCGGGTCGAAGAAGCCGACGATGTCACCCGACGGCCGACCGACCATCAACTCCGAGGCGCGACTGTCGGCGATCGCCTGCCGGGCGAGTAGGTAGGAACGGAGACCATCGGCGGTGATCACGTCGAACTCGCTGCCGCCGACGAGCACCTGGACGGCGACTTCGGACTGCTCCGAGAACACGTCGTCGATCGTCAGCAGCGCATTGAATTCGGGCGAGTCGGGGGAAAACCCCTCGTTGCCGACCGCGGTTTGCGCCTTGGGCACGAAGGAGCCGAGGATCGCGGTGAGCACGATCGAACCGATGAGGACGGCTATCGGGGCCCGGCGCACCGCCGTCGACAGAAACCTGATGAGCAAGCGCAAGGCGAATTTCCCCTTCGATCACTGGGCGGGCGACGGGGGCAGACTAGGACAGGTCGCCGCCCTCTCCGGCCGCTCAGCGCGGGGGGCGACACAGATCGGTGAGCCGGGCCAGTGCGTCGGCCAGCGACACGCCCCGCTCCTCGTCACCGCCGAGCAATCGGACGCCTACGGTCCCGGCGCCGGCGTCGGTGTCGCCGACTACGAGCACCGCCGTCGCCTTGGACACCATGGCCCGGCGGATCTTCTCGCCGACCGTTTCGTTGGTTCTATCCACCTCTACCCGGAGTCCCTC
This window of the Acidimicrobiia bacterium genome carries:
- a CDS encoding MMPL family transporter; amino-acid sequence: MRLLIRFLSTAVRRAPIAVLIGSIVLTAILGSFVPKAQTAVGNEGFSPDSPEFNALLTIDDVFSEQSEVAVQVLVGGSEFDVITADGLRSYLLARQAIADSRASELMVGRPSGDIVGFFDPILGAYDEAGLDPLATEDATVKQVFSDVLASLPPEFAEQFTGLLSTNADLDAATSPAGLMVVFLNLAVLEDDPDQAELQEIQLDMADEVRAATEGQPVPVEPFSFALLFAAQSEFEAEIGRLFGMALLIILGLLAFVFWIKPSGRLKIGGSIRRTAADVLLALGVIIMSITWMNGIGVLLGPGYLGIIGPFGEFLQIIPILLIGLGVDYAIHLTSRYREEVAGGAGVVEAAVRASRTVGVALVLATVTTAVGFLTNIFSPVTAIADFGIMVAVGITSAFVLMLTFVPSIRILLDRRAERAGRLPSAGLGHTSARLLPRMMGATSVVATRIPALMVTVAVVLAGLGAYGWSKLDTRFSFIDFVPEGSTMLVTYETIVAEFGGGFGERTQVLIEGDVATPAAHNALGLAHQAMADTPFVLTLGGRAQAESPLSVLYFLTTPPEAGGEPELYDPDFLATAMELGLNEDLSVRPDADVAAIYALAEAAQPEAMRRVLAAEDGVYRYVDVSVATQAGEGGAAQLRTGLRAAFSPLEALTGVTATPTNEFIVSAGVVAAIQSSQIGSLFLTLGVAMLLLAVNFGMTARRPGLGIITMLPVVFVVLWVFGMMKLVGLALNPVTAMIASISIGIGVPYTIHITHRYQEDRAAASSAEEAMRLTMTHTGGALAGSAFTTVAGFGILITSSLKPFQQFGTVVVMAIGFAMLGAVLVLPSLLVLWDRWHLRHDREAVARKVASG